One Sus scrofa isolate TJ Tabasco breed Duroc chromosome 1, Sscrofa11.1, whole genome shotgun sequence DNA segment encodes these proteins:
- the LOC100523660 gene encoding olfactory receptor 1J4-like, producing the protein TPMYFFLSHLALTDVSFSSVTVPKMLMNMQTQDQSILYLGCVTQVYFFIFFAFIDNLLAVMACDRYVAICHPLRYTIIMREELCICLLAGCWLLSCAYTLTHTLLLAQLSFCVDNIIPHFFCDLAALLQLSCSDTSLNELVIFSAGAAVFIFPLSGILVSYGRIGLSILRVPSMKGIFKALSTCGSHLSVVSLFYGTIMALYFSSSSGQSHDKGIIASVMYTVVTPMLNPFIYSLRNRDMTLALEILIRNKNLFTT; encoded by the coding sequence acccccatgtacttcttcctcagccacttggccctcacagatgtctccttttcctctgtcactgtccctaagatgctgatgaacatgCAGACCCAGGATCAATCCATTCTCTATCTAGGGTGTGTAACACAggtgtattttttcatattttttgctttcattgataACCTTCTTGCTGTGATGGCCTGTGACAggtatgtggccatttgtcacCCTCTACGCTATACCATCATCATGAGGGAGGAGCTGTGCATATGTCTGCTGGCTGGATGCTGGCTCCTTTCCTGTGCCTATACCCTGACTCACACCCTCCTCCTGGCTCAACTCTCCTTCTGTGTCGACAACAtcatcccccacttcttctgtgaccttgctgCCCTGCTTCAGTTGTCCTGCTCAGACACCTCTCTCAATGAGCTGGTCATATTCAGTGCCGGGGctgcagttttcatttttccactgaGTGGCATCTTGGTCTCCTATGGCCGCATTGGGCTCTCCATCCTGAGGGTCCCCTCTATGAAAGGGATCTTCAAAgccttgtccacctgtggctcccacttgTCTGTGGTGTCTCTATTCTATGGGACAATTATGGCCCTGTACTTTTCCTCCTCATCAGGCCAGTCCCATGACAAAGGCATCATTGCTtctgtgatgtacacagtggtcaccccgatgctgaaccctttcatctacagcctgaggaacagagacatGACTTTGGCTCTGGAGATACTTATCAGAAACAAGAACCTTTTCACCACATGA